TTAGGTTCACCAGTATATATCGAAAAGTGTGAAAAGTGACATTGACAAACCAGTTCCTCCTTTATTATGACACCATATTTCGAGATATCGCATCCTAAATGAGGGCATCTATTATCAAACGCAAAAAATCTATCTGCACCTAAGTAAAAAATCACCAATTCTTTGCCATCAGGCAAGCTAATTTTTCTTTTCTCTCCAGTTCTAAATCCATTTCTGCTTATTCTTATTTCTCTCATAATTTCAATATGTTAAAAGAGTAGAAGAAATTAAAAATAAACGCTAGGGTATTAAAACCCTTACTGCGCGTAATACTACAACTGCACTTAATGGTTTAGATGCCTAAAAATTTATACTTAATTACGATATTTATTTTTGATCTTATTTTACGTTTTGTATAAGGTCATTATGGCGTGGTAACTTTACTTGAAATCATTTATCTAAAAATTTTTTATTAAAGCAAATTGTAAGATTTAAACATAATAGACGTTGCATAATAAAAACTACTTAAAAGATTATGAACAAACAATTTATAAGAGTGAAAGCAGACAAAGTATAGTAGAGGAAAATAAAGATGTTAGAAATAAGTGAGGATCTCAGAGTTAAACTGGATTATAGAATTTTCGAAATAGTTCAGAACTCACCTGCTACTGAAATAAAAGCCATTATTGTAACCTCATTGCCTCCATCAAGTGAAGTAATAAATGAGATACAGAAAGCCTCATTAAAAGTAGATAGGGTTTTTAGTATTATGAATGTAGTTAAAGTAAGAGGAAAAGCAAAGAATGTAATATCATTGTTAGATAAGCCTTTTGTCAAGTACATAATGTTAGAAGAAGTTATAGTAAACGCTCCAGAATTAATTTAATTGTGGAATTCAGAGAGTGGCAAAGCAAAATAGCTGAAAAAGTTATTGATGCATTAAGAAATAATTTTTTAGTTATATTACAAGCTCCTACTGGAAGTGGTAAAACTCTCTTTGCTCTGTACACTTCTCTTAAGGTAAAACAGAAGGTAATATTCGTAGTTAGAACTCATAATGAGTTTTTTCCAGTCTATAGGGAATTGTCAACCCATTTTAGGGACAAGAGGTACGCGTTTTTAGTAGGTAAGTCATTAGCTTGTGTATATACTTCTAGCGACGTAGATCCGCAAGATATTTACTGTGGAGGCTGTGAATTATTTAACGTAGCTGACGTTAAAATAAATGATCCACCCAAAATAAGTTTAAATAAGCTTAAGGATGAGAGTAAAAAGTTAGGTTTTTGTCCATATTACTCACTTCTGGAGACTATAAAAAGCGCAGACGTCATACTACTTACATATCCTTATTTATTCATGCCTTGGCTTAGGAACTCATTAGACATAAACTGGGAAGATTATGTGATTATTGTAGATGAAGCGCATAATATAGAAAACATTTCAAACATGGAAGAGAAAAGATTAAATAAAAAAATAATAGAGTTGGCTATCTCTCAAGCTAAATCACAAAATGCAAAGTCTATCCTAGAGAGACTAAAAGAAAATTTAGAGAAGCTCGTATACTCTGATGATAGATATATACTCGTTGATAATGATAAACTAGCTAGTATAACGTTATCTGATGACGAGATTGACACTTTAACAGAGGAATATGAGGATATCAGGAAAGATATGATAAAAAATAAAAGTTTAACTAAGAATTATTTAGGATCAGTAATAAGATTTTTTGAACTATTGAAAGATGAAAAAGTAAGAGTGTTTTCATATTCAAACTCCTTAGTGGCTAAATATGTCATATCATCCGATTTCATAAATATACTTAATGACGAGAAAATCAGCTTTATGCTAATGTCAGGAACTATGCAACCATTAAATTATCTTAGAGATATTATCGGAATAAATAGGAAAATTGTTTATATAGATGTCGAGAAAATTATGAGAAGTAGATTAACTGGAACATACGAGTGCCTTATATCCATGGACGTAACAACGACATACAGTTTAAGATCAGAACAAATGGCACGTAAATACGCTTCGTACTTATTAAAAATTTTTTATAACTCTAATAAACATATTCTGGCTATCTTTCCCAGTTACGAATTTATGCATATGGTATCCAAGTTCTTAAATAATATAGGATACTTAAAAGAAGACTCAGAGACTAGTATTGAAGATATTATTGATAAGGTGAAAAAAGGAAAGACATTAATTATGGGTATAGCTAGGGGCAAGATATCTGAAGGTATTGAGATAGTTGAAAACGGAATTAGCTTAATCTCTGATGTAGCAATAGTAGGTATTCCATATCCGCCTATTGATGATTATCTAAAGTTAAGAGCAAGTGAGATATCTAAAGTCTTGAAAAAAGATGTTAGTGATGAGTTAATTAGAATACAAGCATTAACTGCAGTTAAACAAGCTATAGGTAGGTCTATCAGAAGCCCAAGGGATAAGGCGATAGTCTGGCTTCTCGATAAAAGATATGACAGTTTGTGGTGGAAGAAAGAGCTTAATTGCTTGAATGCAAGAAAAATTAAGCTGTGAAATGAAAATGGAAGTGGAGATCTTCATTCATAAGACATGTGTAGAATGTAACATGCTATTGGAATATTTGGAAAACAAAGGGTTATTAAGTAAAGTTAAGATAATAGATACCGAGCTATATCCATTTTTAGCTTTTGAGAGAGGAGTCATATCTACCCCATCAGTTTTCATAGATGGGAAATTAGTTTATGCTGGTGCTGTAGATTTTGACGAGTTTGAAAAAATAATAAGTGGAGAGAAAATAATTAAACAGATAGATAAGAATAACCTAATTGAAAAATTGATGTATGGTATTGTTGATTCATTCGCAGCGACCGCGTGGTTATATATCAACAGAGACTTCGATTCATTTATGGCTCAAAAAGATTTCGTCATTGCGGTAACTGGATTAGCTCTTCTAAATGATAGTGAAAAAGAAGAGTACTATAACTACTTAAGAAATGTGATGATAAAGGAAGGAGAGAAATACATAGAGGAATGGAAGCCAAAGATGTTGAGAAATATCGCCTCTAATTTCATTAGGGAATTATTTTGGTTATATGAAAAGAAAATAAGTAAAGATGTAGTTATTCAAAAGTATCCGTTAGAAGTTTTCGCTCATTGGCTAATGGTACGAGGTGGAGCTGTAGGAAGAGTTGGGGTAAGAATTCATTCGCTCTCCAATACTATAATCATGAACAGAATATTAGATGCCTATAATTTTATGTTAGAAAACTACGATGAACTGTTTAATAAAATTGAAAAAGAACAGACTGAGTTAAAAGCTAAAAATAGAGAAACATTAAGGTACATACGTATTTAAAAACCAATCATTAAAGCTAAAAAATGTTTTAAACTTTTAATCTCCAATAAAATAACTCATTACATGGATAAATTAGACCTTAGGGGCAAACCATGTGAGGAATTTATACTTGAACTTTCAAAATACTTAGTGACCATGAAAGTAGGTGACAGCATATTAGTATTAACAGATAAAGATAGGGTTTTATGCACTCATCAGCTTTTACGAAACGCTCCCAGATATCTATTTAAAGCGGACCTAGTGGAAGATCATGCAGAAATTACGATAAAAAGATTAAGGTAATGCTAATAATTGAATTTTTGACTGTCATATAAATTAATTTTTATGTTGTTCTCATAGTATCGTCATGAATGAATAAATTATTTCTATTATATCTTTTGGCCACTTATTTTATACAATCTTATCTTTCAGTCTCTATAGGGAGATCATAGATATCTTAAATTTTTAACTACTTGGCTGCGCTATGATGGTTTTGCTCTAACTATATGCATTAAGAATGATTCATTACTAAATTTAAATCAAAAGGGTAAAACAATATTATTTCATGTAACAGATGGAATCGCCGACTATCTTTAAAGTTGAACCTTTTTCTTGTAGTACTAAATCTATGAACTTACTGTAATCTAATGCTATTCCAAGATCGCTAAGTTTTATACATCCCTCTTCCAAGACTTTTTGTAATATGAGATCGTAATTATCACTAACTAAGTTTATAACATCTGCTATTTCGTTCTTATGTGTAACTATACTTGATAAATCTTGTATGACTTGCAGAAAAGACGCTAATGCCTCCATTCTTTTACAAATGGGTTTTGTATTATCGTTTAATTCCTTTTCAAGTAAGTTAATAAGCTCAAATTCTTTATACCTATCTAAAGAAGGTATCTCACTTTGTATACGTTTATATTCCTCTTTCAATTTGGTTACTGTATCAATAGCTAATTTTAAACCTTGTTCCATGATTTCTTCACTTTTTATTATAAATGTCGCGGGCTTCTCGTCATTAAGTTTTATTAATATCTTTAGAAGTTCTTGATTAGTGCTTAGATTGAGAGAATTTAACATCTGTAGAAATTTTATT
The nucleotide sequence above comes from Sulfolobus tengchongensis. Encoded proteins:
- a CDS encoding thioredoxin family protein, with the protein product MEVEIFIHKTCVECNMLLEYLENKGLLSKVKIIDTELYPFLAFERGVISTPSVFIDGKLVYAGAVDFDEFEKIISGEKIIKQIDKNNLIEKLMYGIVDSFAATAWLYINRDFDSFMAQKDFVIAVTGLALLNDSEKEEYYNYLRNVMIKEGEKYIEEWKPKMLRNIASNFIRELFWLYEKKISKDVVIQKYPLEVFAHWLMVRGGAVGRVGVRIHSLSNTIIMNRILDAYNFMLENYDELFNKIEKEQTELKAKNRETLRYIRI
- a CDS encoding Rieske (2Fe-2S) protein, with amino-acid sequence MREIRISRNGFRTGEKRKISLPDGKELVIFYLGADRFFAFDNRCPHLGCDISKYGVIIKEELVCQCHFSHFSIYTGEPKKGASRKPIRVYKTQVTPDEVIISLI
- a CDS encoding ATP-dependent DNA helicase — translated: MEFREWQSKIAEKVIDALRNNFLVILQAPTGSGKTLFALYTSLKVKQKVIFVVRTHNEFFPVYRELSTHFRDKRYAFLVGKSLACVYTSSDVDPQDIYCGGCELFNVADVKINDPPKISLNKLKDESKKLGFCPYYSLLETIKSADVILLTYPYLFMPWLRNSLDINWEDYVIIVDEAHNIENISNMEEKRLNKKIIELAISQAKSQNAKSILERLKENLEKLVYSDDRYILVDNDKLASITLSDDEIDTLTEEYEDIRKDMIKNKSLTKNYLGSVIRFFELLKDEKVRVFSYSNSLVAKYVISSDFINILNDEKISFMLMSGTMQPLNYLRDIIGINRKIVYIDVEKIMRSRLTGTYECLISMDVTTTYSLRSEQMARKYASYLLKIFYNSNKHILAIFPSYEFMHMVSKFLNNIGYLKEDSETSIEDIIDKVKKGKTLIMGIARGKISEGIEIVENGISLISDVAIVGIPYPPIDDYLKLRASEISKVLKKDVSDELIRIQALTAVKQAIGRSIRSPRDKAIVWLLDKRYDSLWWKKELNCLNARKIKL